From the candidate division WOR-3 bacterium genome, the window GTATAATTTAGCGTCGAGTTCCTCGGACAATTTGCTCGCTATACGGTGTTTCCCAGAACAAGGCAAACCTTCCAACGAAATCATTTTAAAACGCATCGATCGCCTTTCAAACCTGGCTTCTCAACCTAAAAGCATAGACTTCTACAGATTCCACTATTCCTCCGAGACTGGGAGTGTTTTTCCTAACAGAGACTTTTACCCCTTCTACTTGCGCAAAACTTGCAAAGAGAGCTTCAATTATTTTGCTTAAAACTCTTTCCAGGAGCATGTATTTATTGCTCATCACCACTTCTTTAATAACCCCGTAAACACTTCTGTAATCGACAGTGTCTTTGAGGTCGTCTGTCTTCATGGCTTTCTTGAGATTCAGAAAAATTTCGGCGTCTACCTCAATATTCACGCCGCTGTTTCTCTCCATTTCAACATGGCCGTGGTAGGCGTAGAACTTCATCTTTCTCAAAGAAATTCTGTCCATCATCTTGGCCCCTTCCATATAATCCAGTTGTCTGATAGAATATCACAAAAGAATATGAATTCAAGAATTTTATCAATAGACCCCGGCAGAAAAAAATGCGGGTTGTCGATATCCGACGAAATGAGATTGATTTCAAAACCTTTGATGACCGTTGAAAGAAAAAAACTCTTCGATGTCCTCGCGCAATTGATAAAAGATTATGAAATTCAGGAAATAGTAGTCGGACAGACCGTGACTTCTAAAGGACCTTACAGACCTTCGGCTTTATTGGCGAAAAAAATATCAAATTTCTTCGGTATAAAAGTTTCGCTTTACGACGAAAACCTATCGACAAGAAGAGCAAAAGATGTCAAATCAAAAAAACATGGAGACGACGCAATCGCCGCCGCTGTCATTCTGCAGGACTATTTAAACGAAAAATCATCTAATGGTTAGAACATCTGTCTTGTCCTTTATCGTTGCGTTGTATTCATGTTCTTTGCTGGACTATTCCGAAAGTTCGACTGTAAACGGCGCCGATTCGGCTGTTTTTGTTATCGAAAGCGGCTCATCTGTTAAAGAGATAGCAGACAATATGGAAAAAGCCGGTATACTGCTGA encodes:
- the folB gene encoding dihydroneopterin aldolase, translated to MMDRISLRKMKFYAYHGHVEMERNSGVNIEVDAEIFLNLKKAMKTDDLKDTVDYRSVYGVIKEVVMSNKYMLLERVLSKIIEALFASFAQVEGVKVSVRKNTPSLGGIVESVEVYAFRLRSQV
- the ruvX gene encoding Holliday junction resolvase RuvX; translation: MSDRISQKNMNSRILSIDPGRKKCGLSISDEMRLISKPLMTVERKKLFDVLAQLIKDYEIQEIVVGQTVTSKGPYRPSALLAKKISNFFGIKVSLYDENLSTRRAKDVKSKKHGDDAIAAAVILQDYLNEKSSNG